From a region of the Janthinobacterium sp. 61 genome:
- a CDS encoding 3-hydroxyacyl-CoA dehydrogenase/enoyl-CoA hydratase family protein — MTNFIVKKVAVLGAGVMGAQIAAHCINAKVPVVLFDLPAKEGPKNGIVLRAIENLKKLSPAPLGNKDDAALIQVANYEDNLDLLAGCDLIIEAIAERMDWKHDLYQKVAPHIGPNAIFASNTSGLSITKLAEGFDADLKARYCGVHFFNPPRYMHLVEIIPTAFTKPEIADQLEGFLTTTLGKGVVRAKDTPNFIANRVGVFGILAIVHEAEKFGLSVDVVDDLTGSKLGRAKSGTFRTADVVGLDTMGHVIKTMQDYLPNDPFAAVYKTPAVLAQLVEKGALGQKSGAGFYKKVGKEIQRLDFATGEYVAGGAKAADIIARILKEKDPVKKMKALRESTNPQGQFLWAIFRDAFHYIAIHLDTVADNARDIDFAMRWGFGWNVGPFETWQASNWLQVANWVKEDIDAGHALCNAPLPAWVFEGPVAEKGGVHTPEGSYSAVSNSFVPRSTLSVYDRQPFRAPVLGSGAIDGKTAGTTVFEDESVRVWHTGDDVLIISFKTKMHVIGEGVINGLKLALAEAEKNFKGLVIWHADAAEGGAFSAGADLQSALPAFMQGGVKAVDPIIAELQNTFMSLKYANVPVIAAVAGLALGGGCELALHASKRVASIESYIGLVEVGVGLIPAGGGLKEAAQRAYKEAKGNDILQFLKTGFTNAATANVSKSALEAKKMGYLKEDDVIVFNAYELLHVAKVEARAMFDAGFRPQLPSLIQVTGRYGWGTIKAQLVNMRDGGFISAHDFKLGEMIAEIVSGGDVDQGSFVSEQWLLDMERKAFLELLNHPKTQERIMGMMQTGKPVRN; from the coding sequence ATGACCAATTTCATCGTTAAAAAAGTAGCCGTCCTCGGCGCCGGCGTGATGGGCGCGCAGATTGCCGCCCATTGCATCAACGCGAAAGTGCCGGTCGTGCTGTTCGACCTGCCGGCCAAGGAAGGCCCGAAGAATGGCATCGTGCTGCGCGCCATCGAGAACCTGAAAAAGCTGTCGCCTGCGCCGCTGGGCAACAAGGATGACGCCGCGCTGATCCAGGTGGCCAACTACGAAGACAACCTGGACCTGCTGGCCGGTTGCGACCTGATCATCGAAGCCATCGCCGAGCGCATGGACTGGAAACACGACCTGTATCAAAAGGTCGCGCCGCACATCGGCCCGAACGCGATCTTCGCCTCGAACACTTCGGGCCTGTCGATCACCAAGCTGGCCGAAGGCTTCGACGCCGACCTGAAAGCGCGCTACTGTGGCGTGCACTTCTTCAACCCGCCGCGCTATATGCATTTGGTCGAGATCATCCCGACCGCGTTTACCAAGCCTGAAATCGCCGACCAGCTGGAAGGCTTCCTGACCACCACCCTGGGCAAGGGCGTGGTACGCGCCAAGGATACGCCGAACTTCATCGCCAACCGCGTTGGCGTGTTCGGCATCCTGGCCATCGTGCACGAAGCCGAGAAATTCGGCCTGTCCGTGGACGTCGTCGATGACCTGACGGGCTCCAAGCTGGGCCGTGCCAAGTCGGGCACCTTCCGCACCGCGGACGTGGTCGGCCTGGACACCATGGGCCATGTGATCAAGACCATGCAGGACTACCTGCCGAACGATCCGTTCGCTGCCGTCTACAAGACGCCAGCCGTGCTGGCGCAACTGGTGGAAAAAGGCGCGCTGGGCCAGAAGAGCGGCGCGGGCTTCTACAAGAAAGTCGGCAAGGAGATTCAGCGCCTGGACTTCGCCACCGGTGAATACGTCGCCGGCGGCGCCAAGGCTGCCGACATCATCGCCCGCATCCTGAAGGAAAAGGATCCGGTCAAGAAGATGAAGGCGCTGCGCGAATCGACGAATCCGCAAGGCCAGTTCCTGTGGGCGATCTTCCGCGACGCTTTCCACTACATCGCCATCCACCTGGACACCGTGGCCGACAATGCGCGCGATATCGACTTCGCCATGCGCTGGGGCTTCGGCTGGAACGTCGGTCCGTTTGAAACGTGGCAGGCATCGAACTGGCTGCAAGTGGCCAACTGGGTCAAGGAAGACATCGACGCCGGCCACGCGCTGTGCAACGCACCGCTGCCAGCCTGGGTCTTCGAAGGTCCGGTCGCTGAAAAAGGCGGCGTGCATACTCCGGAAGGTTCCTACTCCGCCGTGTCGAACAGCTTCGTGCCCCGTTCGACCCTGTCCGTGTATGACCGCCAGCCATTCCGCGCGCCAGTACTGGGCAGCGGCGCCATCGACGGCAAGACCGCCGGCACCACCGTCTTCGAAGACGAATCCGTGCGCGTCTGGCATACGGGCGACGATGTCTTGATCATCTCGTTCAAGACCAAGATGCACGTGATCGGTGAAGGCGTGATCAATGGCCTGAAACTGGCCCTGGCCGAAGCCGAAAAGAATTTCAAAGGTTTGGTGATCTGGCACGCCGACGCAGCCGAAGGCGGTGCCTTCTCGGCCGGCGCCGACCTGCAATCGGCCCTGCCAGCGTTCATGCAAGGCGGCGTGAAAGCCGTCGATCCGATCATCGCCGAACTGCAGAATACCTTCATGTCGCTGAAATACGCGAACGTGCCGGTGATCGCCGCAGTCGCTGGCCTGGCCCTGGGCGGCGGTTGCGAACTGGCGCTGCACGCGTCGAAGCGCGTGGCCTCGATCGAGTCCTACATCGGCCTGGTGGAAGTGGGCGTGGGCCTGATTCCTGCCGGTGGCGGCTTGAAGGAAGCGGCGCAGCGCGCCTACAAGGAAGCCAAGGGTAACGACATCCTGCAATTCCTGAAAACGGGCTTCACCAATGCGGCCACCGCCAACGTGTCGAAATCGGCGCTGGAAGCCAAAAAAATGGGCTACCTGAAGGAAGACGACGTGATCGTGTTCAACGCCTACGAGCTGCTGCACGTGGCCAAGGTCGAAGCGCGCGCCATGTTCGACGCGGGCTTCCGTCCGCAACTGCCGTCGCTGATCCAGGTCACGGGCCGCTACGGCTGGGGCACCATCAAGGCGCAGCTGGTCAATATGCGCGACGGCGGCTTCATTTCGGCGCACGATTTCAAGCTGGGCGAGATGATCGCCGAGATCGTATCGGGCGGCGACGTGGACCAGGGCAGTTTCGTCAGCGAACAGTGGCTGCTGGATATGGAACGCAAGGCATTCCTGGAGCTGTTGAACCATCCGAAAACCCAGGAACGGATCATGGGCATGATGCAGACCGGTAAGCCGGTACGCAACTAA
- a CDS encoding PaaI family thioesterase — protein sequence MVYDRIKQQMMDTLPFVRLLGISIDDIGAGTSRVSMPEDPKLNNHLGTQHAGALFTLAETASGAAMAGGFAELILGLRPVAKESRIAYQKLARGATRAEGRVPGDLAALKAQLAQDGKVAFPVEVDIFDSEGTLAAQVTVDWYLSQKR from the coding sequence ATGGTGTATGACCGTATCAAACAACAGATGATGGACACCTTGCCCTTCGTGCGGCTGCTGGGGATCAGCATCGACGACATCGGCGCCGGCACCTCCAGGGTGTCGATGCCGGAAGATCCAAAACTGAATAATCACCTGGGCACGCAGCATGCGGGCGCCTTGTTTACCCTGGCCGAAACGGCTTCCGGCGCGGCCATGGCTGGCGGCTTCGCCGAGCTGATACTGGGCTTGCGCCCGGTGGCCAAGGAGTCGCGTATCGCTTACCAGAAGCTGGCCCGGGGCGCGACGCGCGCCGAAGGCCGGGTACCGGGCGACCTGGCTGCCTTGAAGGCGCAGCTGGCACAGGACGGCAAGGTGGCGTTTCCCGTGGAAGTCGATATCTTCGACTCTGAAGGCACGCTGGCGGCACAGGTGACGGTGGACTGGTATTTGTCGCAGAAGCGATAG
- a CDS encoding LysR family transcriptional regulator: protein MDRVQAMQVFLRVVESRSFVRAAETLGLPASSVTGVIKRLEKHLQTRLLNRSTRNLSLTPEGERYFHRCREILDLIADTEASLQGSNERPQGRLRVDMPGGIAHALILPQLRQFQQRYPDIYLMIGVNDRQVDLIQEGVDCVIRTGSLDDSTLVARRLGELRWITCAAPSYLAELGVPEVLEDVQRHRAVHYFSSTARRGSDLHFVDEGISIAIPVPGSVAVNETGLYIKLSLDGHGLMQLAEILVTDHLQAGDLVEVLADRRPAPVPVSLLYPHHRFLSPAMRAFTDWTIELFSNATLEQSPRHTTLKI from the coding sequence ATGGATCGCGTACAAGCAATGCAGGTATTCCTTCGCGTGGTCGAGAGCAGGAGTTTTGTGCGCGCAGCAGAGACCCTGGGCTTGCCGGCATCGTCGGTCACCGGCGTCATCAAGCGGCTGGAAAAACATTTGCAGACGCGCTTGCTGAATCGTTCCACCAGAAACCTCAGCCTGACACCGGAAGGTGAGCGCTACTTCCACCGCTGCCGCGAAATACTCGACCTGATCGCCGACACCGAAGCCAGCCTGCAAGGCTCAAACGAGCGCCCGCAAGGACGATTGCGCGTCGATATGCCTGGCGGCATTGCCCATGCCCTAATCCTGCCGCAGTTACGGCAATTCCAGCAGCGCTACCCGGATATCTACCTGATGATCGGCGTCAATGATCGCCAGGTGGACTTGATACAGGAGGGAGTCGATTGCGTCATCCGCACCGGTAGCCTCGATGACTCGACGCTGGTCGCGCGCCGCCTGGGCGAACTGCGCTGGATCACCTGCGCAGCCCCTTCCTACCTGGCCGAGCTGGGTGTTCCCGAGGTCCTGGAGGATGTGCAACGACACCGGGCGGTCCATTATTTTTCCAGCACCGCGCGGCGGGGGAGCGATCTGCATTTCGTCGACGAGGGCATCAGCATTGCCATCCCGGTGCCGGGCTCGGTAGCGGTCAACGAGACCGGGCTGTACATCAAGCTGAGCCTCGACGGCCACGGCTTGATGCAGCTGGCCGAGATCCTGGTGACCGACCATTTGCAAGCCGGGGATTTGGTCGAGGTGCTGGCCGACAGGCGGCCAGCGCCGGTGCCGGTATCACTACTCTACCCCCATCACCGCTTTCTGTCCCCGGCGATGCGAGCGTTCACCGACTGGACTATTGAGCTGTTCAGCAACGCCACATTAGAGCAATCGCCTCGTCACACTACACTAAAAATCTGA
- a CDS encoding enoyl-CoA hydratase, whose translation MDILCSKSEGILTLEFNRLERKNAITGAMYQTLADALVAAETDNDVRAILICGKREIFTAGNDLDDFMKTARPKDGSLDHDRPVFQFMRALYGSSKPVVAAVSGPAIGIGTTLLMHCDLVYAADNASFSMPFTQLGLCPEFGSSLLLTQLAGYPRAAEKLMLGESFPAQEALEMGLVSKVVPLYELMTYAQGQAAKLVALPAASIRATKRLMKQSRMEPVKAAIAEENKLFSAMLGGAEAKEAFTAFFEKRKPDFKKFA comes from the coding sequence ATGGATATTTTGTGCAGCAAGAGCGAGGGCATCCTCACCCTGGAATTCAACCGCCTGGAACGCAAGAATGCGATCACGGGCGCCATGTACCAGACCCTGGCCGATGCGCTGGTGGCTGCCGAGACGGACAACGACGTGCGCGCCATCCTGATCTGCGGCAAGCGCGAGATTTTCACGGCTGGCAACGACCTCGATGACTTCATGAAGACGGCGCGGCCGAAGGATGGCTCGCTCGACCATGACCGTCCCGTGTTCCAGTTCATGCGCGCCCTGTACGGCAGCAGCAAGCCCGTGGTGGCAGCGGTCTCTGGCCCCGCCATCGGCATCGGCACGACGCTGTTGATGCATTGCGACCTGGTCTACGCGGCCGACAATGCCAGCTTCTCGATGCCGTTCACGCAGCTGGGCCTGTGCCCGGAATTCGGCTCCAGCCTGTTGCTTACGCAACTGGCCGGTTACCCGCGCGCGGCGGAAAAACTGATGCTGGGCGAGTCGTTCCCGGCACAGGAAGCGCTGGAGATGGGCTTGGTCTCGAAAGTCGTGCCCCTGTACGAATTGATGACGTACGCGCAAGGCCAGGCCGCCAAGCTGGTGGCCCTGCCAGCCGCATCCATCCGCGCCACCAAGCGCCTGATGAAACAAAGCCGCATGGAACCGGTGAAGGCGGCCATCGCGGAAGAAAACAAACTGTTCAGCGCCATGCTGGGCGGCGCCGAAGCGAAGGAAGCGTTTACGGCCTTCTTTGAAAAGCGCAAGCCGGACTTCAAGAAGTTTGCCTAG
- a CDS encoding iron-containing alcohol dehydrogenase, whose amino-acid sequence MKNFEFHNPTRIVFGADTVTTLSTLVPHDARVLILYGGASAEKTGTLAEVRTALALGQRSVQEFGGIEPNPSYETLMRAVAQVRGAKLDFLLAVGGGSVIDGTKFVAAAALYDGEPWEIAERGGANVRQALPFGTVLTLPATGSEMNSGGVVTKKATHDKLSFRSPLLYPQFSVLDPSKTFTLPARQVANGLVDAFVHTTEQYLTYPVQAKVQDRFAEGLLQTLVEIAPQAVAAPDDYATRANLMWTATLALNGLIGAGVPQDWATHMIGHELTALYDIDHARTLALVLPALLDVQREQKRGKLLQYGERVWNITVGSEDERISAAIASTRAFFEGLGIPTRLSAYQLGQEAVEAVLTQLEAHGMTSLGEHRDIDLARSRRILEAAL is encoded by the coding sequence ATGAAAAATTTTGAATTCCATAACCCGACCCGCATCGTGTTCGGTGCCGACACTGTCACCACATTGTCTACCCTGGTGCCGCACGATGCGCGCGTGCTGATTTTGTACGGCGGCGCCAGCGCGGAAAAGACGGGCACCCTGGCCGAAGTGCGAACTGCTCTTGCGCTGGGCCAGCGCAGCGTGCAGGAGTTTGGCGGCATCGAACCCAATCCCAGCTATGAAACCCTGATGCGCGCCGTGGCGCAGGTGCGTGGCGCCAAGCTGGACTTCCTGCTGGCCGTCGGTGGCGGCTCTGTCATCGACGGCACCAAGTTCGTCGCCGCTGCCGCCCTGTACGACGGCGAGCCATGGGAAATCGCCGAACGCGGCGGCGCCAACGTACGTCAAGCCCTGCCTTTTGGCACGGTGCTGACCTTGCCGGCCACGGGTTCTGAAATGAACAGCGGCGGCGTGGTGACGAAAAAAGCCACGCATGACAAGCTGAGTTTTCGCAGTCCCTTGCTGTACCCGCAATTTTCCGTGCTCGATCCGAGCAAGACTTTCACGTTGCCGGCCAGACAGGTGGCCAATGGCCTGGTCGACGCCTTTGTCCACACCACGGAACAGTATTTGACCTATCCGGTGCAGGCGAAGGTGCAGGACCGCTTTGCCGAAGGCTTGCTGCAGACCCTGGTCGAGATCGCTCCGCAAGCGGTGGCCGCGCCTGACGATTATGCCACCCGCGCCAACCTGATGTGGACGGCCACGCTGGCGCTGAATGGCCTGATCGGCGCGGGCGTGCCGCAGGACTGGGCCACCCACATGATCGGCCATGAACTGACAGCCCTGTACGACATCGATCACGCACGCACCCTGGCCCTGGTGCTGCCGGCACTGCTGGACGTACAGCGCGAGCAGAAGCGCGGCAAATTGCTACAGTATGGCGAGCGTGTCTGGAACATCACCGTTGGCAGTGAAGACGAGCGCATCAGCGCCGCCATCGCCAGCACCCGCGCCTTCTTTGAAGGCCTGGGCATTCCGACCCGTTTGTCCGCTTACCAGCTGGGCCAGGAAGCGGTGGAAGCGGTCTTGACGCAACTGGAAGCACATGGCATGACCTCCCTCGGCGAACACCGCGATATTGACCTCGCGCGTAGCCGCCGTATCCTCGAAGCAGCACTGTAA
- a CDS encoding amidohydrolase family protein, giving the protein MLEQAPQLQALLAPLAAVPHKMLIRGATIISMDGNVGNLPKGDILIADGAIAAIGLHLEADGAEVIDAAEMIAIPGMVDTHRHSWEGQLRRINPNAATLEDYCNATHFSFAKYYRPRDIYVGNLLTALGCIDAGITTVIDNSHNSRTGAHSDAAVEALLDTGIRAVHASGAPVSGVWDEAHWPGNLARLQAKYFSNPDSLVTLAMMAQLEPEQWAVARALGIPIVTEFFGGGMAAELEGLHQQGLLGSDNIFNHCTCLPESGWKILREAGVRVNVCPRSDAHYGIEDGMNAWQAAFQHGIRPGLSVDNETSYSGDMFMEMRVAFYLQRVMGHSQRLHGHHHVAAPTDAFRLLEAATIDGAACAGLEQRIGSLSPGKQADLVLIRTSDLNLYPVNNAIGTVVHAAERSNIDTVIIKGRVRKRGGVVLGVDQAKLRAAIDESCAHLFNAAGYQPDLFGVSFAPIQHA; this is encoded by the coding sequence ATGCTTGAACAAGCCCCTCAATTGCAGGCTCTGCTTGCGCCGCTGGCCGCAGTCCCACACAAGATGCTGATTCGAGGCGCAACGATCATCAGCATGGATGGCAATGTTGGCAATTTGCCCAAGGGCGATATCCTGATTGCCGATGGCGCCATTGCCGCCATCGGCTTGCACCTGGAGGCTGATGGTGCCGAAGTGATCGATGCCGCGGAGATGATTGCCATTCCGGGCATGGTCGATACGCATCGCCATTCCTGGGAAGGCCAGTTGCGCCGCATCAACCCGAATGCGGCAACGCTCGAGGACTATTGCAACGCCACGCATTTCTCGTTTGCCAAGTACTACCGGCCGCGCGACATCTACGTGGGCAACCTGCTCACGGCCTTGGGCTGCATCGATGCCGGCATCACGACCGTGATCGACAACTCCCACAACAGCCGCACAGGGGCGCACTCCGACGCGGCAGTCGAAGCACTGCTCGATACGGGCATCCGCGCGGTGCACGCCTCCGGAGCACCCGTATCGGGTGTCTGGGATGAGGCGCACTGGCCTGGCAACCTCGCGCGCCTGCAGGCCAAGTATTTCAGCAATCCTGACAGCCTGGTGACACTGGCCATGATGGCGCAGCTGGAACCTGAGCAGTGGGCCGTCGCGCGAGCACTGGGTATTCCCATCGTGACCGAGTTTTTTGGCGGTGGCATGGCAGCCGAGCTCGAAGGCTTGCACCAGCAGGGGCTGCTTGGCAGCGACAACATCTTCAACCACTGCACCTGCCTGCCGGAATCGGGCTGGAAAATCTTGCGCGAGGCAGGTGTGCGCGTCAATGTATGCCCGCGTTCGGATGCCCACTACGGTATCGAGGATGGCATGAACGCCTGGCAGGCCGCGTTCCAGCACGGCATACGCCCCGGTCTGAGTGTCGACAACGAGACTTCATATAGTGGCGACATGTTCATGGAAATGCGCGTGGCGTTCTACCTGCAAAGGGTCATGGGACATAGCCAGCGCCTCCATGGTCATCACCATGTGGCGGCGCCCACCGATGCGTTTCGCTTGCTGGAGGCTGCCACGATTGACGGCGCCGCTTGTGCGGGGCTGGAACAACGCATCGGCAGCTTGAGCCCAGGCAAGCAGGCCGACCTGGTACTGATACGCACCAGCGACCTCAACCTGTACCCGGTCAACAACGCCATCGGTACCGTAGTGCACGCGGCGGAGCGCAGCAATATCGATACCGTCATCATCAAGGGGCGCGTGCGCAAACGCGGTGGCGTCGTGCTGGGCGTGGATCAGGCAAAGCTGCGCGCCGCCATCGACGAGTCCTGTGCCCATCTGTTCAATGCCGCCGGTTACCAGCCCGATCTGTTTGGGGTATCGTTCGCACCGATCCAGCATGCGTAA
- a CDS encoding acetyl-CoA C-acyltransferase, which translates to MSKQLQDAYIVSATRTPIGKAPRGMFRNTRPDDLLVRVLQSALAQAPGLDPALITDAIIGCSFPEAEQGFNIARNSVLLAGLPKTVGGVTVNRYCASGITAIAMAADRIRVGEADVMIAGGIESMSMVPMMGHHPSMNLDMFSDENIGMAYGMGLTAEKVAQQWKVSREQQDAFSVESHRRAIAAQQAGFFKAETTPVEIITRTPNLATGQVDVTRRTVDTDEGARADSTMESLGKLKPVFAAKGTVTAANSSQMSDGAGALLIVSEKILREHNLTPLAKFSSFAVRGVPPEIMGIGPKFAIPAACAAAGITQDQLDWIELNEAFAAQALAVIGDLGLDPSKVNPMGGAIALGHPLGATGAIRAATVIHALQRTKQKYGMVTMCVGAGMGAAGIFERV; encoded by the coding sequence ATGAGCAAACAACTTCAAGACGCTTACATCGTCTCTGCAACCCGCACCCCGATCGGCAAGGCGCCGCGCGGCATGTTCAGAAACACCCGCCCGGACGACCTGCTGGTGCGCGTGCTGCAATCGGCCCTGGCGCAAGCACCTGGCCTCGACCCGGCGCTGATCACCGACGCCATCATCGGCTGCTCGTTCCCGGAAGCGGAGCAGGGCTTCAATATCGCCCGTAACTCGGTGCTGCTGGCCGGCTTGCCGAAAACCGTGGGCGGCGTGACCGTCAACCGTTACTGCGCTTCGGGCATCACGGCCATTGCCATGGCGGCCGACCGCATCCGCGTGGGCGAGGCCGACGTCATGATTGCCGGCGGCATCGAATCGATGTCGATGGTGCCGATGATGGGCCACCACCCATCGATGAACCTGGACATGTTCAGCGATGAAAACATCGGCATGGCCTACGGCATGGGTCTGACGGCCGAAAAAGTGGCGCAACAATGGAAAGTGTCGCGCGAACAGCAGGACGCGTTCTCGGTCGAGTCGCACCGCCGCGCCATCGCCGCGCAGCAAGCCGGCTTCTTCAAGGCCGAAACGACGCCCGTGGAGATCATCACGCGCACGCCGAACCTGGCTACCGGCCAGGTCGATGTGACGCGCCGCACGGTCGACACCGACGAAGGCGCGCGCGCCGATTCGACGATGGAGTCGCTGGGCAAACTCAAACCTGTGTTTGCCGCCAAGGGTACCGTCACGGCCGCAAACAGCTCGCAGATGTCCGATGGCGCTGGCGCGCTGTTGATCGTCAGCGAAAAGATTTTGCGCGAGCATAACCTGACCCCGCTGGCGAAATTCTCTTCGTTCGCCGTGCGCGGCGTGCCGCCGGAAATCATGGGCATCGGTCCGAAATTCGCGATTCCTGCAGCGTGCGCCGCCGCCGGCATCACACAAGACCAGCTGGACTGGATCGAACTGAACGAAGCATTTGCCGCACAGGCGCTGGCAGTCATCGGCGACCTGGGCCTGGACCCATCGAAGGTCAACCCGATGGGCGGCGCTATCGCCCTGGGTCACCCGCTGGGCGCCACAGGCGCCATCCGCGCGGCCACCGTGATCCACGCACTGCAGCGCACCAAGCAGAAGTACGGCATGGTCACGATGTGCGTCGGTGCCGGCATGGGCGCCGCCGGAATCTTTGAGCGCGTATAA
- a CDS encoding TetR/AcrR family transcriptional regulator, with protein sequence MKAEYTDVRQHIIDQGKAIITRKGFAGVGLNEILSAADVPKGSFYHYFKSKELFGEAMLEDYVTGYLAGMEDVLGQPGQSAAQSLMAYWASWTSESLDGSGCDCRCLVVKLSSEVADMSEPMRVALLDGTHRIIARLAQAIARGRADDSLPSVADPAQMAATLYQLWLGAALLTKLRRDASALQTAWQATLDMLQLSPDSYR encoded by the coding sequence ATGAAAGCTGAATACACCGATGTGCGCCAGCACATTATCGACCAGGGCAAGGCCATCATCACGCGCAAGGGCTTTGCCGGCGTGGGGCTGAACGAGATTTTGTCGGCCGCCGACGTGCCCAAGGGTTCGTTCTACCATTACTTCAAGTCCAAGGAATTGTTTGGTGAAGCGATGCTGGAAGATTACGTCACCGGCTACCTGGCCGGGATGGAAGACGTGCTGGGCCAGCCGGGCCAGAGCGCGGCGCAGTCGCTGATGGCGTATTGGGCCAGCTGGACCAGCGAGAGCCTCGATGGCAGCGGTTGCGACTGCCGCTGCCTGGTGGTCAAGCTCAGCAGCGAAGTGGCGGACATGTCCGAACCGATGCGCGTGGCGCTGCTGGACGGCACCCACCGCATCATCGCCAGGCTGGCCCAGGCCATCGCACGGGGCAGGGCGGACGATTCGCTGCCATCGGTGGCCGATCCCGCGCAGATGGCCGCCACTTTGTACCAGCTGTGGCTGGGCGCGGCCCTGCTGACCAAGCTGCGGCGCGACGCCAGCGCCTTGCAAACGGCCTGGCAGGCGACCCTGGACATGTTGCAGCTGTCGCCGGACAGCTACCGATAG